The Vigna angularis cultivar LongXiaoDou No.4 chromosome 6, ASM1680809v1, whole genome shotgun sequence genome contains the following window.
AAAGGAAAAAACTGTGAGGTTTTGCTAATGTCTGTGATTACTTATGTAGTGCAGGAATAGTAAAGAAAAAGTTCTGCAAACAGATTAAAGATGGTCCCAATTGGTCATGCTTCCGATGACAAGCAGAAAAAACGAGGCATAGTGTTTTCTAACCCTGCTTCTGCCCAATGCTTTGTGATTTTAATATACTGTGTTTCCTTTTCACATTGTTTAGTTTCTCCTCCACCAACTTTTCCCTGTGATGAAAAtgctgatttttatttttctcttgcaGACTCAGGAGAAATCGTTTTGGAGGAGAAAAGTGTGGTAACTCTAAGAGAACTCTTGGAAGAAGGCATTAGTGACACTGAGAAATCTTATCAACCACCTGAATTAGCTGGTGGTAATCCAAGCTCAACGACTGAGTTTCACCGGAGGAAGTTACTCAGACCATGCAGAATGAGATCAATTGAGCGCCTACCATCTTTTCCTCCAAGTTGTTTGTCAAAACTAACAAAGCCTAAAAGCAAAGGCATTGGGAAAAACACTATTCGATGTAATCCACACAGTTCCAGAACTTTGGTGAATTTCAGTCTTTCTGACCTGAGAAATGCAACCAACAATTTTAGCAATGGTTTGTAGTTTAACCTTGTTTTCACACCAATTGTTTTTCTAGTAATAATGTAGTTACATTAGGACGAGGTAACAGGACATACCAAACCAGATAGAATTACATTTCGAAAATTACAGCTTGTgtttggtttaatgtctcatAGATCTGCAAGTAAATTCATGTCAAAATTATGACTATAATGCAGAAACAAGTGTTTTATGCTTCCAAATTGACGTGAGTCTATTATAATGTTGCTTGAATGGACACACTAGACAAGATAAGattagaaaataaacaaaaaagttaGGATAACACCTACTGCAGAAAGATGATAGAACTCCTTTTAAGTGGTTTAGGAATGTACAAAGAAGACTTGTAGAAGCCCCCTCACACTGGGTAACCCAATTGCTGGAGGCAGAGAAAAACTAAAGGCAAATCCATTAGGAAATATTTTCAAGTAAATAAGTTGTTTACCTATACATGGTTTGTGTTAGAGGATTGTGTATATTTGGATTAAAGTTTGCTAACATTAGTCTGTATAAAAAGTATGTTGTGAACATAAGTTTGATAAAAATGAGTTTACTGTAACATAAGTTTCATAAATATTTGCTGTGTAGTTGCTATTAGGGACTATGTTATTGCTTGATGAAAACTGCATCAATTTGACCatgtagttttttttcttccttttacttGTAGAGAATATAATTGGAAGAGGTGGCTATGCTTATGTTTACAAGGGCAGCCTGCAAGATGGGCAACTAATAGCAGTTAAGCAACTGAGTAGAGGGACTCCAGAAGACAGGATATCAGTTCTTCTATCTGAGCTAGGAATTCTTTCTCATGTTGAACACCCCAATACTGCCATGCTTATTGGGTTTGGAGTTGAAGGGGGAATGTACCTTGTTTTTCAATTATCTCCTATGGGAAATTTAGGATCTCTTCTTCATGGTGTGTACTTGATTCTAATAATTCTACTGTTTTCCCGTGTGAaagctttcttctttttttaccaTATTACAAGTGTAAAGTATTTGTCAATGAGATATATCTGTTGGAGAATATGATGAACCATCTTTAATGAAATATCTCTATACAAACACTTTTTTTCATTCAGAAGAGTCAAATTCAAGATCCTGCTTCAAAAAGTTTTCTGTTTGAATGTATTTACTcattactttttacttttcatgAAATATTCAGGTCCTAATAAAAATACCTTGGATTGGAGCAAAaggtataaaattattttgggGATAGCAGATGGCCTCCTCTATCTTCATGAGATTTGTCAAAGGCGAATCATTCATAGAGATCTTAAATCAGATAACATTCTGCTCACTGAGAATTTTGAGCCGCAGGTATTTATCAGTGATTATAGAGAATTAATAAAAGAAGGCATTATTAACCTTTGCTGGTGAAACTTGGCACAGTCTTCTGCATTTCTTCTCATTTTCTGATACACGTGAGTAGTTATCACTAGGATCATTCCATgcttaaaagtaatatatgatGATACTTCCTGTGGTTAGCTTGAAATGTGTGCAACTAATGAATGACACATTGGATGGCAATGCTTTGGTCTGTGGACAATCCTCTCACAGAGCAACATCAAACTATCTATATTTTGTGATCCTTAGCATCTACGTCCAGtttagaattttgaaaataaagcataTTCTCTGAAAATCTTCAACCTTTCCAAGAGATGATTATATGAATTGAGCCATGACAGTGCGTGCCAATTGTTCTCTTTCATGCCATGCTATTACATATTCTGCTGGTGAAATAATTAGAAGCAGACACCTTTGCTTCTGGATCCCCTACCAGTACTCTACTAATGTACAAGTTCGAGGCTTATATTTCATCTGATCTATCACTAACTAATTGAGAATTTCTACAGATTTGTGATTTTGGGCTCTCAAAATGGCTACCAGAACCCTGCAGTCATCATATTGTACCAAAATTTGAAGGCACAGTTGGGTAAgcaaatacatacatacattaaACTTCTAAAACTATATTCATGACTTAACACTTCCCCCTCATCATTCCGTTGACAGGTATTTTGCTCCTGAGTATGTGATGCATGGCATAGTAAACGAAAAAACTGATATTTATTCCTTTGGGGTCTTACTTTTTGAGATTATAACTGGGCGTCGTGCTTTGGATCATCTGAAAGAAAGTATTATGCTATGGGTAAGTCATTCTCCCAAGTTTGGCTATGTCATATATTATCTAAGTTTACAAGCTCAGAGGCCTCAGCGCATTGTGATTTCTTGTGTTACAGGCAAAGCCTTTATTGGAAGCTAATAATATTAAGGACCTTGTTGATCCTTCTCTGGGTGATGATTATGACTGGGAACAAATGGAACGTGTAGTTTTGACTGCATCACTGTGTGTTGAGCAGTTTCCTATCTTACGCCCCAGAATGAGTCAGGTAAGTATGCAACATAGAAAGTTGCAGTATTGTAATCTTAGTGATAATAAACTAAGATATTGTTGGTTACTGTAACTGTAACTATATATCAGTTAACTTTGGTTTAAGAGAAGATTGATCACATTTTCTCTGTTTGGTGCAGATTGCAATACTGCTAAGAGGTGATGACTATGTCATGGAACATACTGAGAGGAGTAACAAGATGTACAAGAATACAACTCAAGGAGCTATTTAAGTGTTGTCAGTTGGCATAATCAGGTTGCCTTGGATTCTTGAGAACTAAGGACatcatattaaaaacatttgATCGTTGATTGTGTTACTGTGTCGGATTTGGATTGTCTGCTGAGTCTTCAAAATACACTTACACACTAATGTATTGATTTTGATGttctgaaatatattaaaaacttttttaatatatatcatcAGTGTATTTTGAAAACTCAGCAGATGGATAATCCTAAAATTCTGGCAAAAAATTTGGACTCAAATACACTATTGAACTTTTTTGCTTATAGGAAGAAAGGAGGGAAATAAAAGCTTACATTCTGttctttgttattattatgaaaattgaCTATTATGAGAAATCATCCTTAAATGTAGAATTATTTTTGTCCATTCTCTTTGCACTCAATTTAGGATAATAATATGTTAACACagattttttttgacaaaattttaatacaacacacatgtcatttttttattaggtttagTATGTCAccacaataataaataaagggttaaatatgttttttgtcctttaagtatcacacgattttggttttagtccctactcgaaactttgatggtttttaatccttatagttttgaaactcttactattagtccttaaaattggacggcgttaacttttagtagatgtggcaaacggcgagacCACGTTTTATCCAAGTTGTCCTCTCCCCTATCTGCCACgttggttttctttttatttattgtacttTTTGATATTTGCAGGATGCGCTTAATTGGTTGGATCCACACTTGCCAGCTTTATTATATTCAATGGCAAGAATGACCATTTCGCAGGAATACTCCCCTCTGGTTCTGGCTTGAAATCTTTGGCCCCGCTGCTCCCAAACAAATATGGGGTCCAGGTTCAGCAAATGCAAAGGAAGGTGAAGGAGGGATATCAGGGAAGAAATAAATAGAGGGGAAGTCGTGTCCTCTCTGCTATCTATCTTTTCCCCAATCTAATTTATCTCTATCTCTTTCCCCGTTCGTTTCCGATTATCATGGCTGAAAACGTGGTGGCCAATAGGAAGCGTTGTGACACCAACGATGTAGTTTCGGACGGCGGTGCCAAGAGGAAGAACGCGACACGCGACATGGGTTAGGCCACTGCATTGGCCCTCACGCGTCACGAGTTTGGGGAGCACGGCGGCGTCAACCTGTCCATCGAGGCCTCCGCCGCGTTCACAGACATGGAACCGGAAATCCTTCGCCGAAATCTTCGACTAAAACTACTTttccccaattgaaaaaaaaaatctccctTATTCAATTTTCGCTATTCAAGGCTTAATCATCTCCCTTAATGTTaggattttctttcctttttttatttttttaaatttatttttatacttcctTTCAATTTTCATTGTCGGGTTTGCAAAAGTTGTACAGTTAGGGTTGGGGATGTGTTTCAAGGAAAGAGCAGATTTTGAATCTGGGTTTTTGTTGGATGGTGGAGAATATGGATATAAAAAAGGGTCTCTGATTCCGCTTTTGGTGACGGCCACTGTTAGGTTTGGTCTTGGTGAAACCACTGCTTCTGCAGTTGCCAATGCACCTGCTGGCttggatgaaaatggagactgaGAGAGGGAACAGTGATGGGTGTGAAAGAGATGATAAACCCCAAACGTGACACACACCTGGCTCACTGTTAGCCAcctcatacaaaaatttaacgccgtttaattttaaagactaattctaatagtttcaaaactaaaaggattaagggacgaaaaatatatttaacacataaataaatatattaatggcATGTATGCTGTCAAAATATTATCTGAAAAtctgtcaaaatattttttctccCATATCTCATACAATTTTGGTCTCAATGACTGtactcataaatataaaatgattagctgttgttaaaatatatcaacagaagTATCTCCTATCTCATACAATTctttttcaaacttcaaacatCACACTTAGGTTTCTTAATGCTCTCTTTGTTAAACATCTGAATTCTTTCTTaccttcttttaaaaaatttcacataatattttattcatttcttataattataatgttaGTACATATTAATTTCAGAATAATTAAATCACCATAATTCTTAGCTCAAATGATCTTGTTCTAACTCCTAAACTTCTTTTTCACTTGAAAGCATTtcaaataacattttcaattatttcgCACACTCAAAAGTCAttcttaacattaaaataaaataaaaaaggcgATATGTCAAATATTAGCCATGAATCCAAAGTTTACACCATCAAAACTAGTGTTCTTAAAACTCGATGTGATGAATAAATATCATTGGCATCAGATGATCGATAGGTGCTACAACAGCAACCAATATTCAGTGCAAGAGATTCAATCAATAGTAATAACAAACAACCTCTTATCACTCTATATAACAGAtaaaataacatgttttctcattttatcaaacacatgTATTGCACAAAGAAACATGTAGGTCAGCTTAGTCATGACCAGTCAATCAAAGAAGTCAGAATAAAATGTAAACTGATCGTCCTTCTCATAGAGTAATAAACTATCCATAATAAACAGATTAAGCATTAATTAGCTTTTTCAGcccaaaaattatatatttcctTCAAATCAAATAACCTAGCCTTTTCCTTATGACCATAACCAACTTAATGATAAAAACATcctcatttaaaatataaaatactataaatatatttttagttcttatatttagatgtgaaattaaattttatgtttgtctcaaatttggataaattttggtctctaaattttaaaataaattaacatagtACTTTCAATCC
Protein-coding sequences here:
- the LOC108342206 gene encoding receptor-like cytosolic serine/threonine-protein kinase RBK2, with the translated sequence MVPIGHASDDKQKKRDSGEIVLEEKSVVTLRELLEEGISDTEKSYQPPELAGGNPSSTTEFHRRKLLRPCRMRSIERLPSFPPSCLSKLTKPKSKGIGKNTIRCNPHSSRTLVNFSLSDLRNATNNFSNENIIGRGGYAYVYKGSLQDGQLIAVKQLSRGTPEDRISVLLSELGILSHVEHPNTAMLIGFGVEGGMYLVFQLSPMGNLGSLLHGPNKNTLDWSKRYKIILGIADGLLYLHEICQRRIIHRDLKSDNILLTENFEPQICDFGLSKWLPEPCSHHIVPKFEGTVGYFAPEYVMHGIVNEKTDIYSFGVLLFEIITGRRALDHLKESIMLWAKPLLEANNIKDLVDPSLGDDYDWEQMERVVLTASLCVEQFPILRPRMSQIAILLRGDDYVMEHTERSNKMYKNTTQGAI